From Xiphophorus couchianus unplaced genomic scaffold, X_couchianus-1.0 Scaffold1000103, whole genome shotgun sequence, a single genomic window includes:
- the mest gene encoding mesoderm-specific transcript homolog protein, which translates to MREWWIHVGLICVPLVAVYLHIPAPHLSATLQKWHSAGDFFHFRGKKIFYRDSYGALGSSDVVLLLHGFPTSSYDWNKIWDPLAQRFHRVIALDFLGFGFSDKPRPHRYSIFEQASIVEAMVAHLGLSNQRLNLISHDYGDTVALELLYRSDQNRTGHLNFNSLCLTNGGT; encoded by the exons ATGAGAGAGTGGTGGATCCATGTGGGTCTAATTTGCGTCCCGCTCGTGGCCGTCTACCTGCACATCCCGGCCCCTCACCTCTCCGCCACCCTACAGAAGTGGCACAGCGCCGGGGATTTCTTCCACTTCAGAGGGAAGAAGATCTTTTATAGAG ACTCCTACGGTGCTTTGGGAAGCTCAGATGTGGTCCTTCTGCTCCACGGCTTCCCCACCTCCAGCTATGACTGGAACAAG ATCTGGGATCCGCTCGCACAGCGCTTCCATCGAGTCATTGCACTGGACTTCCTTGGATTTGGTTTTAGTGACAAACCT AGACCCCACAGGTACTCCATCTTTGAACAAGCCAGTATAGTTGAGGCCATGGTGGCCCACTTGGGTCTGAGCAATCAACGACTCAATTTGATATCCCATGATTATGGAGATACTGTGGCCCTAGAGCTGCTATACAG GAGTGACCAAAATCGGACAGGGCATCTGAACTTCAACAGTCTGTGTTTAACAAATGGAGGTACAAT